One Longimicrobiales bacterium DNA segment encodes these proteins:
- a CDS encoding Xaa-Pro peptidase family protein: MNRSAMDGWGVLVAAALVAVAPSVASAQSDIAFPPEVYAGRRARLVAQLDAPIVVASEYMIRHGGEKKQEPNFFYLTGVESPYAVLMISPDGSGGVREQLFLPGHREFAGAQYSFQDDRLLGSAWNQLIRRLEPGQAAEAATGIGETYALDDFTEALRVLVRGSNDVYFAKETASLYAPPGLAAPQTVKQQLEASISDALGGRTLSDATPAIERMRVVKDAYEIDALRRAAEISADGLIEAMRRIEPGMNDLEVAGIMEWTWKASGSPRPAFPPIVASGTDAVSLFTIRSENYNSVNRVMQDGDFVFIDYGAAEWAMYGSDVCRTFPVSGRFTPEQKRIYEIVLEAQEAAIAQVRPGNTILDVIRAAAQVYQDHDLEDNEDIDAMGAENVWGLMPSPTHYLTQGKGLTQYTAVAGLGVRDIGHHVGLEATDGRDYTTPLEPGMVFTVEPKLYAPEMDIAIMIEDVILVTEDGFENLSAKAPRTVDDIERIMSGR; this comes from the coding sequence ATGAACCGTTCGGCTATGGATGGCTGGGGCGTCCTCGTCGCGGCTGCACTGGTTGCGGTAGCACCATCGGTCGCCTCGGCTCAGTCCGATATAGCGTTTCCTCCCGAGGTCTACGCCGGACGCCGCGCGCGGTTGGTTGCCCAGCTCGACGCGCCCATCGTCGTGGCCTCTGAGTACATGATCCGGCACGGTGGCGAGAAGAAGCAGGAGCCGAACTTCTTCTACCTCACGGGTGTGGAGTCCCCCTACGCGGTTCTGATGATCTCGCCGGACGGATCCGGTGGTGTCAGGGAGCAGCTCTTCCTGCCGGGACATCGTGAATTCGCTGGCGCACAGTACTCCTTTCAGGACGATCGGCTTCTGGGGTCTGCTTGGAACCAGCTCATTCGGCGCCTGGAACCGGGACAGGCTGCGGAAGCCGCGACGGGCATTGGTGAGACCTACGCCCTGGACGACTTCACTGAGGCCCTGCGTGTGTTGGTTCGGGGCTCAAACGACGTCTACTTCGCGAAGGAGACCGCCAGCCTCTATGCGCCGCCCGGATTAGCAGCGCCGCAGACCGTCAAGCAGCAGCTGGAGGCCTCGATCTCCGATGCTCTCGGCGGCCGCACGTTGTCCGATGCGACGCCCGCCATCGAACGAATGCGGGTCGTCAAGGACGCCTACGAGATCGATGCGCTGCGGCGCGCAGCGGAGATCAGTGCCGACGGCTTGATCGAGGCCATGCGGCGGATCGAGCCGGGGATGAACGACCTCGAAGTCGCGGGCATTATGGAATGGACGTGGAAGGCGAGTGGCTCACCGCGCCCGGCATTCCCCCCGATCGTCGCGTCGGGGACAGACGCCGTGTCTCTCTTCACGATCCGTTCGGAGAACTACAACTCGGTGAACCGAGTGATGCAGGATGGTGACTTCGTGTTCATCGACTATGGAGCGGCAGAGTGGGCGATGTACGGCTCGGATGTATGCCGGACCTTTCCGGTCTCTGGGCGATTCACGCCTGAGCAAAAGCGCATCTATGAGATCGTGCTCGAGGCTCAAGAGGCGGCCATCGCACAGGTTCGACCAGGGAACACCATTCTCGACGTGATCCGAGCCGCGGCGCAGGTCTATCAAGACCACGACCTAGAGGACAACGAAGACATCGACGCGATGGGGGCGGAGAACGTGTGGGGCTTAATGCCTTCACCAACACACTATCTCACCCAAGGCAAAGGCCTCACCCAGTACACGGCAGTGGCCGGCCTCGGTGTACGTGACATCGGACACCATGTGGGCCTCGAAGCCACGGACGGACGGGACTACACGACACCGTTGGAGCCCGGGATGGTCTTTACGGTTGAGCCAAAGCTCTACGCGCCCGAGATGGACATCGCGATCATGATCGAGGACGTCATTCTCGTGACGGAAGACGGCTTCGAGAATCTCTCAGCCAAGGCGCCTCGTACGGTGGACGACATCGAACGCATCATGAGCGGCCGGTGA